Proteins co-encoded in one Neofelis nebulosa isolate mNeoNeb1 chromosome 2, mNeoNeb1.pri, whole genome shotgun sequence genomic window:
- the TCHHL1 gene encoding trichohyalin-like protein 1 produces the protein MSRLLRDVLCVIETFHKYAREAGDEATLTCAELKRLIQGEFGDVLQPHAILAVERNLNLLDIHSNGTISFDEFVLAIFNLLNLCYLDIQSLLKSELRQVSEPEKKPSGMDLQVTSGTDQWTEQTAATQDRVALPSGMALSAQLSPKERGHNGVDPQGNTKTYKLVEASEHNDSKNQHLEKDQQSQKTAQGTPATGDSGAQLESNKSRAESEQIGGPTKGKGQDKDSPREGDKPVREQSSTKTRDQSGEQEGNLRTQSDLPEKTQRPAKDQEVAAEKGIKEHSKTQELSLPGKDVPSSEHTDLPEQETDQKSLQTEKPVEPEDDDRTSENQEPGEDAGRTPPEIKNTVEPRDDGRTSETQEPPAQEKEHEPMNLLDQGDSINVSETPDVRAVRKKRRGSKVHGTAGEKENERKIQLPTLEDQPQDGKYQELQVSSKGRLEVSKIKGLSSQRGNQNHPEIEGRVTPEEARHAEKGIAEALKGIKNATVAEGTPGARERTQELEPLKNQSGEENKRVTKTHDKPVKEDDGYQGKDPEPTLTQNNDSSPETPNSLAPEDGDSSSETTDLPVKEDAQSQIDPLREPVERSHNNNPDPEKQVALGEERTQEIMVPAVGGDKQLPEEPEWAAREDHRSQGSGTKGPGPAVHPDGHPEAQESTASGENRKSLETEIPGTLDVGFTDQLSIRQLPTKEDSSKTLKAQGPSTKGKEGGAPETQEARVKSLDADNSASPKTQLERAEPTTLKEDEIPQELAGEANDQQNPAKKGYDASVPQSGLEEKTQMDKEPRFVERGAVYASPLYQYLQEKILQQMDMTQAEQQNQARSARASNPDHPISFDDSQALHSTREHLPGTDPTHAQQTLAPQASEDKQDHLQGENPLLQREASTEKQ, from the exons ATGTCTCGGCTCCTGAGAGATGTCCTCTGTGTAATTGAGACATTCCACAAGTATGCCCGGGAGGCTGGTGATGAGGCAACACTGACCTGCGCAGAGCTGAAACGGCTCATCCAGGGCGAGTTTGGGGACGTTCTTCAG CCACATGCCATTCTTGCTGTGGAGAGAAACTTGAACCTTCTGGATATCCACAGCAATGGCACCATCAGTTTTGATGAATTTGTTCTTGCAATCTTCAACTTGTTGAACCTCTGTTACCTTGATATACAATCGTTACTAAAATCAGAACTCAGACAAGTGTCTGAACCAGAGAAGAAGCCAAGCGGTATGGATCTTCAGGTGACCAGTGGCACTGACCAGTGGACAGAGCAAACTGCAGCAACTCAAGACAGGGTGGCACTTCCTTCAGGAATGGCATtatcagctcagctcagccctaAGGAAAGGGGACACAATGGAGTTGACCCACAAGGAAACACCAAGACTTACAAGCTAGTAGAAGCATCTGAGCACAATGACTCTAAGAACCAACACCTGGAGAAAGATCAACAGAGCCAGAAAACAGCCCAAGGTACACCAGCTACAGGAGACAGTGGGGCTCAACTTGAGAGCAACAAGTCAAGAGCAGAATCAGAACAGATCGGCGGTCCCACaaaggggaagggacaggatAAGGACAGTCCCAGGGAGGGAGATAAACCAGTCAGGGAGCAAAGTAGCACTAAGACAAGAGATCAATCTGGAGAACAGGAAGGGAACCTGAGAACCCAAAGTGATCTACCAGAAAAAACACAGAGGCCTGCCAAAGATCAGGAAGTTGCAGCAGAAAAGGGTATTAAGGAACATTCTAAAACACAAGAACTATCACTGCCAGGAAAAGATGTTCCCAGTTCAGAGCACACTGACCTGCCAGAACAAGAAACTGACCAGAAATCCTTGCAGACAGAGAAACCAGTTGAGCCTGAGGATGATGATAGAACATCTGAGAACCAAGAACCAGGAGAGGATGCTGGTAGGACACCACCTGAGATAAAGAATACAGTTGAACCCAGGGATGATGGCAGAACATCTGAGACCCAAGAGCCACCAGCgcaagaaaaagaacatgaacCAATGAACCTGCTTGACCAAGGTGATAGCATAAATGTTTCAGAAACACCTGATGTTAGAGCTgtaaggaaaaagaggagaggctCCAAAGTCCATGGAACagcaggggaaaaagaaaatgagagaaaaattcaGCTACCAACTCTGGAAGACCAACCACAGGATGGAAAGTATCAGGAACTCCAGGTGTCATCAAAAGGAAGGTTAGAAGTTTCTAAGATCAAAGGGTTAAGCTCACAAAGAGGAAACCAAAACCATCCTGAAATTGAAGGAAGAGTCACTCCAGAAGAGGCAAGACATGCTGAGAAAGGCATAGCAGAAGCACTTAAGGGCATCAAAAATGCCACTGTAGCAGAAGGGACACCAGGAgcaagagaaagaacacaagaatTGGAACCACTCAAGAACCAGtctggagaagaaaataagagggTCACCAAGACTCATGACAAGCCAGTCAAGGAGGACGATGGTTACCAGGGAAAGGATCCTGAGCCCACACTCACACAGAATAATGACAGTTCTCCCGAAACTCCCAATAGCCTGGCTCCAGAGGATGGTGACAGCAGCTCAGAGACTACTGACTTGCCTGTGAAAGAGGATGCCCAGAGTCAAATAGACCCTCTCAGAGAGCCTGTGGAAAGAAGTCACAATAATAACCCAGACCCTGAGAAACAAGTAGCACTGGGTGAGGAAAGAACTCAGGAGATCATGGTGCCAGCAGTGGGAGGGGATAAGCAGCTCCCCGAGGAACCAGAATGGGCTGCCAGAGAAGATCACAGGAGTCAGGGCTCAGGGACCAAGGGCCCAGGTCCAGCTGTGCACCCCGATGGACATCCAGAGGCACAGGAGTCCACAGCAAGTGGTGAAAACAGAAAGTCACTGGAGACAGAAATCCCAGGTACCCTGGATGTAGGCTTCACTGACCAGCTTTCCATAAGGCAGCtccctacaaaggaagacagcagTAAAACGCTAAAGGCCCAGGGCCCAagtacaaaaggaaaagaaggtggaGCACCAGAGACCCAGGAGGCTCGAGTAAAAAGTCTGGATGCGGACAATTCAGCCTCTCCCAAGACACAACTTGAAAGAGCGGAACCTACAACATTGAAGGAGGATGAAATCCCCCAAGAGTTGGCAGGAGAAGCCAATGACCAACAAAATCCAGCCAAGAAAGGATATGATGCTTCAGTCCCCCAGTCAGGCCTTgaagagaagacacagatggACAAAGAGCCCCGTTTTGTGGAGAGGGGTGCAGTCTATGCTAGTCCTCTGTACCAGTACCTGCAAGAAAAGATACTGCAGCAAATGGACATGACCCAAGCAGAGCAGCAAAATCAAGCTCGATCAGCCAGAGCATCAAACCCAGATCATCCTATCTCCTTCGATGACAGCCAAGCATTACATTCCACCAGGGAACATCTGCCTGGTACAGATCCTACCCATGCACAGCAAACATTAGCCCCCCAGGCCTCAGAAGATAAGCAGGACCACCTTCAGGGAGAGAACCCACTACTGCAAAGGGAGGCAAGCACTGAAAAGCAATGA